The Oligoflexia bacterium genomic interval TGAAGAGGCCAATATAGCTCGCTGTATTCAAAGCGTGCCTTGGGCCGCTGACATTATTGTGGTTGATAGTTTCAGTAGCGATCGCACAGTTTCTATTGCGGAGGGTCTAGGCGCGCGTGTGGAAAAACGAGCTTTTAAAGGTTATCGAGATCAAAAACAATATGCACTTTCACTTGCGACACAACCTTGGGTTTTATCACTTGATGCTGACGAGGCGTTGAGCCCGGCATTGGCAAAAGAAATTTTTGAAGCAACAAATCAGTCAAAGTATGATGGTTACCGAATTTCACGTTGTAGTTTTCATTTAGGGCGATGGATTAGGCATGGTGGTTGGTACCCTGATTATCAAAGGCGACTTTTTAAAAAAGAAAAAGCCCAGTGGCAAGGTGGCGCTGTGCATGAGTATCTTGAGATCACAGGAAAAGTCGGTGTGTTAAAAAACGATATTCAACATTATGTTTTTCGTGATCTTGATGATCAAATAGACACAAATAATGAATTTAGCACATTAGGTGCAAAAGAACTTTTTCGATTGGGCAAAAAACCATCACTTTTGAAACTTGTATTTAAACCC includes:
- a CDS encoding glycosyltransferase family 2 protein, with product MKKHVSLVIITLNEEANIARCIQSVPWAADIIVVDSFSSDRTVSIAEGLGARVEKRAFKGYRDQKQYALSLATQPWVLSLDADEALSPALAKEIFEATNQSKYDGYRISRCSFHLGRWIRHGGWYPDYQRRLFKKEKAQWQGGAVHEYLEITGKVGVLKNDIQHYVFRDLDDQIDTNNEFSTLGAKELFRLGKKPSLLKLVFKPIGKFIECYLWKRGFLDGPAGFIIALGAAQSLFLKYAKLWEMQKLK